GATGCGAGGCGGCGATCATGCGCGCGACCTCGGCCTCGCCCAGCACGGTCGCGCCGGAGGTGCAGCCATAGGCGATGGCGTCGAGCGCCGCCGCCTGCGGCAGCAGCGCCGCGGCGTCGGGGAGGGTCTCGCGCATGGTGCGGATGGTCTCGGCGGTCAGATCCGGCGAGCTCGGCACCCGGCTGTGGAACAGCGCCACATCGCCGGGCAGCAGGCGGCGGAAGTCGCGCTCGATGGTCTCGTCGATGGAGAGCAGGATCAGCCCCAGCGCGGCGCGGCGCGGCGGCGCGGCCTCGACATCATAGTCCAGCCGCATCAGCCGCCCTCCCCGATCACCGGCAGCTCCGTCGGCGCGGGCCGGGTCAGCCAGGCCGGTCCGTCCTCGCCGATGACGATGTTCTCCTCCAGCACCATCACCCGGCCCGGCCGGAAGGTCATCCCCGGCTCCAGGGTCAGCACCATGCCCGGCCGGATCACGGTCTCGTCGCCCGGCCGGTGGGAAGGCCACTCGGTGAGCTGCATGCCGAGCCCGTGGCCGAGGCGCCCGACATCATTGCCGAGCGCCCCGCCCCGCTCCAGCACCGCCTGCATGGCGCGGAAAAGTTCAGCGCAGGTGACCCCCGGCCGCGCCGCCTCGAACCCCGCGTCGACGGCGGCCCGGACGGTGGCGTAGGCGCGGCGCGCATCGTCGTCGGCCCGCTCGAAGGCGTAGTTGCGGTCGAAATCGCAGTAATAGCCATCGAAGGTCGCGCCAGTGTCCAGCATCAGCACATCGCCCGGCTCCGTTCGCCGCTCGCTCGGCGGAGAGATGATGTCGCCGATCCCGCCCGGGGCCGCGCCGCCGACCAGATAGGGCACGTCATCGGCGCCGCGCTGCAGGCATTCGATGCGGAAGGCGCGGAAGATCTCCGCCTCGCTCATGCCCGTGCTCACGAAACCGGGCAGCGCCTCGAAGACGCCGGAGACGAGGGCGCAGATATGGGCGATCTTCCCGATCTCGGCCGGCGACTTGGTCATGCGCAGCTCCCGTACGATCGCCCCGGCGTCCACGAAGGCGCAGTCCTCCAGCCCAGCCACGAGGCGGGCGTGATCGGCGAGCGGCATGCGCAGATGCGTTTCCGGCCCCATGGGCAGGCCGATCCGCGCCCTCGGCCCCGCCAGTTCCAGCACCGCGTCGGCCAGCAGGGTCACGCCCTCGTCCTCGGGGCGGGGCGAGGGCCAGCTGCGGACGTCGTCCAGCCATGTGCGGGCCAGACACTCCGCGCCGATCGAGGGGACCACTGCGACGGGCTTGCCCTCGGCAGGAACCAGCAGGAACCAGGGCCGCGTCGGGCTCTGCCAGAACTGGGTGAGAAAGCCGGAGTAATAGCGGAACTCGGGCTCGGTCGTGAGCAGCAGGATGTCGATGCCGGCTTCCGTCATCAGCGCCTGGGCGCGGGCGGTCCGCGCCGCCAGTTCGTCGGGCGTAAAGCCGCGCGCCGGCTCCGCCCCCGGCTCAGCCATCGATCAGGTCTTCCAGGCGCGCGCCGGGACCATTGCCATCGACGATCTCCCGGTAGATCGCCGGATCGGTCGCGCCTTCGCAGCCGAACAGCAGCACGCGGGAATCGGCGTCCAGTCCGATTGCCGCCCGCAGGTCCGGGTCCGCTGCCGCGCCGATCAGTCCGATCAGGCCGGGCACAGCCGACTCGCCGGCCGTGATCGGCCCGCCGCCCGCCGCGCCGGCGGCCAGCAACCGCATGGCGGGAGCGACCTTCTCCTCGCCGATGGTCAGATAGTCGGCGGCGCTGCGCGAGAGCACCTCCCAGGCCAGCAGGGAAACCTCGCCGCAGGAGAGACCGGCCATCACCGTTTCCTCCTCCAGCGTTACGGACGTCGGCCTGCCTGCCCGGGCCGTCGCCATGAGGCAGGCCGCCCGGGTCGGCTCCACGATGACGAAGCGCGGCCGCGCGGGACCGAGACGCTGCCACATGGCCGCACAGACCGCCGCCGCCAGTCCGCCAACCCCGGCCTGCACGAAGACATGGGTCGGCGGCTGCGGCAGCTGCGCCATTGTCTCCCCCGCCATCACGCCATAGCCGGCCATCACCAGCCGCGGCACCTCCATGTAGCCCTCCCAGGAGGTGTCGGAGACCACCTGCCAGCCATTGGCCTCGGCCTCCCCGGCGCAGAGGCGCACGGACTCGTCATAGTCGCCCTCGATGCGGACGACCTCCGCGCCGAAGGCTTCCATGGCCTGCTGGCGGCCCTTGCTGACACCGGCATGGATGTAGATGCGGCAGCGGCAGCCGGCCATTTCGGCGCCCCAGGCGACCGAGCGGCCGTGATTGCCGTCGGTCGCCGTGACCACGGTCAGGCCCTGCAGATCATCGCGATGCCCGCCGTTCCTGATCGCGGCCGGATCCGGCCGCCACCCGGTCTGAGCTTCGACATGATCGGCGGCCAGTCGAAGGACGGCATAGGCCCCGCCCAGCGCCTTGAAGCTGCCGAGCCCCAGCCGTTCGCCCTCGTCCTTGTAGTGAACCGCGGCGAGGCCAAGCCGGTCGGCAAGGCGGTTGAGCTCGGCCAGCGGCGTCGGCCGGTACCCGGGCCAGGCCGCGATCTCTTTTGCCGCTTCATCGAACATCGCCGGCGAGACCACGCGGTCGAGTTCCCCCGGCCACGGGCCGCGTTCGGCCTGTCTCTTCACGTGATCGGCGACGATTGCCTTCCCGGCCATGCTTTCCCCTCTCCGCCTGCGGAAGGGACGAGCATGACCGTCGGGCCCGGCCGGCGCAACCGGACCCGGGTAGCCGCCTGCTACCGGATCAGGCCTTGCCCGCGCGAATCTCCGCGGCGCGGTGAATGCCGCGGCGGATGCGGGCGTAGGTGCCGCAACGGCAGATGTTGGTCATTGCCGCATCGATCTCGGCATCACTCGGCGCCGGGTTCTCCGCCAAAAGCGCGGCGGCGGCCATGATCTGCCCGGACTGGCAGTAGCCGCACTGGGGCACGTCGATCTCCGCCCAGGCCTGCTGCACCGGATGGGCGTTGTCCGGCGACAGCCCCTCGATCGTGGTGATCCTTGCCTCACCCACCGCCTCGACCGGCAACACGCATGTCCGGGTGGCGACGCCATCCAGATGCACGGTGCAGGCGCCGCAGAGCCCGGCCCCGCAGCCGAAACGGGTGCCGACCAGACCCACGGTGTCGCGCAGCACCCAGAGCAGCGGCGTGTCGGGTTCGACATCGACCTGGAGCCTGCGGCCATTGACGTTGAGCGTGAACATGGCGGCGTCTCTCCGTTGCAGGCGTCTCAGACGCTGAAGCCGTGGCGGGTCAGCGGAAGCTCCCGGATGCGCCGCCCGGTCGCGGCGAAGATCGCGTTGACCAGCGCGCCGGCGGCGGGCGGCGTGCCCGGCTCGCCCAGGCCGGTCGGATGGGCGTCGCTGTCGATGAAATGGACCTCGACGGGCGGCGCCTCGTTCAGATGCATGACGCGGTAGTCGTGGAAATTGCTCTGTTCGACGCGCCCGCCCTCGACGGTGATCTCGCTGAACAGCGCCCCTTCCAGACCCCAGAGCACGGCGCCGTGGACCTGCGATTCGGCGATGGCCGGGTTGATCACGCGGCCGCAGTCGACCGCGCAGACGATACGGTGGATCGTCAGGTCACCCTTCCCCCCGACCGAAATCTCGGCGACCTCCGCAACCCAGGTGCCGAAGGAGCGGTGCACGGCAATACCCTGGAAACGGCCCTTCGGCGCCTCGCCCCAACCCGCCTTTTCCGCCGCCAGCTCCAGCACGCCGAGATAGCGCGGCTCTCCCGCCAGCAATCGGCGGCGGTATTCGACCGGATCGATCCCGGCCGCGTGGGCGCACTCATCGACCACCGCCTCCTTGCAGAAGCCCGAGAGCGAATGCTGTACCGAGCGGTGTGAGCCCGTCGGCAGCGCGAAATCCATGATCTCCGTATCGACGTCGAGATCGTCGACCGCGTAGGGAAACGGATTGGTTTCGACGAAGGAGCGGCTGAGTCCCGCACCCATGTTGACGTCGCCGATGATCGATTCC
Above is a genomic segment from Minwuia thermotolerans containing:
- a CDS encoding M24 family metallopeptidase — protein: MAEPGAEPARGFTPDELAARTARAQALMTEAGIDILLLTTEPEFRYYSGFLTQFWQSPTRPWFLLVPAEGKPVAVVPSIGAECLARTWLDDVRSWPSPRPEDEGVTLLADAVLELAGPRARIGLPMGPETHLRMPLADHARLVAGLEDCAFVDAGAIVRELRMTKSPAEIGKIAHICALVSGVFEALPGFVSTGMSEAEIFRAFRIECLQRGADDVPYLVGGAAPGGIGDIISPPSERRTEPGDVLMLDTGATFDGYYCDFDRNYAFERADDDARRAYATVRAAVDAGFEAARPGVTCAELFRAMQAVLERGGALGNDVGRLGHGLGMQLTEWPSHRPGDETVIRPGMVLTLEPGMTFRPGRVMVLEENIVIGEDGPAWLTRPAPTELPVIGEGG
- a CDS encoding diaminopropionate ammonia-lyase — its product is MAGKAIVADHVKRQAERGPWPGELDRVVSPAMFDEAAKEIAAWPGYRPTPLAELNRLADRLGLAAVHYKDEGERLGLGSFKALGGAYAVLRLAADHVEAQTGWRPDPAAIRNGGHRDDLQGLTVVTATDGNHGRSVAWGAEMAGCRCRIYIHAGVSKGRQQAMEAFGAEVVRIEGDYDESVRLCAGEAEANGWQVVSDTSWEGYMEVPRLVMAGYGVMAGETMAQLPQPPTHVFVQAGVGGLAAAVCAAMWQRLGPARPRFVIVEPTRAACLMATARAGRPTSVTLEEETVMAGLSCGEVSLLAWEVLSRSAADYLTIGEEKVAPAMRLLAAGAAGGGPITAGESAVPGLIGLIGAAADPDLRAAIGLDADSRVLLFGCEGATDPAIYREIVDGNGPGARLEDLIDG
- a CDS encoding (2Fe-2S)-binding protein, translated to MFTLNVNGRRLQVDVEPDTPLLWVLRDTVGLVGTRFGCGAGLCGACTVHLDGVATRTCVLPVEAVGEARITTIEGLSPDNAHPVQQAWAEIDVPQCGYCQSGQIMAAAALLAENPAPSDAEIDAAMTNICRCGTYARIRRGIHRAAEIRAGKA